Proteins co-encoded in one Micropterus dolomieu isolate WLL.071019.BEF.003 ecotype Adirondacks linkage group LG19, ASM2129224v1, whole genome shotgun sequence genomic window:
- the si:rp71-46j2.7 gene encoding uncharacterized protein si:rp71-46j2.7 isoform X1 produces MYLWRFSIAITFGLVWYFSDCWRTVTQYLLCFLFCFSTPLLFGNSMREISTQTEEETKENPLQETVEEESFGDLNDRETREQAEPVDSQYPQVKRSLKQVFERAYAQLVLPWYGVLEPCENQLLHQVLSREFDFVIDRIIERAKDFDVCQAVVGSIRILTQHLHNAKQSDSDILMALLMLNGVSTVAHPIRALLFTSRAEEIAVLREFSETLVCNLLPESLWGQDVSRCALNEIVALKGLGLLVTWLSDPDNLNQLVVSQLDSVTPKGSVDELCGSDPDQASLASHEGEGEAEGSEVGLERAGISNGTRIEAKSKGNKLKEGWSKFVDKMKPKKTKKNKIMKKEPTGMRTMAIQENQDTREDSILSQQDSDREDSDLDNYLTSVQEDMMEFKLSYEMWRAGRWAVSIPHTDWEDKEIIFTVHLEEKDSPENLHWDIRKTYMDVVYFCNRWQDSIRLPTILVPEESEITDEVKEEAKGSLENFLQELVSDDLIGRSQPVFQFLCPLDKLLNEEEHYGGVWGLLSGLAYFLTPGQEEEENSSPQTEAPKEITMTSSHPESTTLPLENPGASTEKGNNVTGTTIPTIVILEDHSDSVPPEEAETQKELEPANKNCSPNKTEDSSNALTSPFKMFKGLIQSRSLESLLSTRTTSDKDSPVSDSTAHCRQNGEFQGDSTEGPSWCHFSAKSNKKDKICFKMSGGANKTKGKDQDTLPRGEDSQCQKSQEPQKPGQLEATKAIFDLLKEISGNSILINIFDAILKPFMPILKKKVNSFLNKMNPSEVQMATYIDAVREKQWPEIQPAAPPPPRPPRTDEEKNETRARAYNLMNAKCSNYLILKKTDMESVFNLFQDCEKNKMLVHMLLSFLMRKLFPSEHSLNVSAAALQKVTNLTN; encoded by the exons ATGTATCTGTGGCGCTTCTCCATCGCCATTACTTTTGGCTTGGTGTGGTATTTTTCAGACTGCTGGCGCACAGTGACACAGTACTTGTtatgttttctcttttgtttttctaccCCGCTGTTATTTGGAAACAGCATGCGAGAGATCAGCACTCAAACTGAAGAAGAAACGAAGGAAAATCCACTCCAG gaaACTGTTGAGGAAGAGTCGTTTGGTGACTTGAATGACAGAGAAACCAGGGAGCAGGCTGAACCAGTGGATTCTCAGTATCCACAGGTGAAGAGGTCCCTTAAGCAAG TGTTTGAGCGTGCCTACGCTCAGCTGGTGCTGCCTTGGTACGGTGTCCTTGAGCCATGTGAGAACCAGCTTCTGCACCAGGTGCTCAGCAGGGAGTTTGACTTTGTAATTGACCGGATCATTGAGAGAGCAAAAGACTTTGATGTTTGCCAGGCTGTCGTAGGCTCCATTCGGATTTTGACCCAGCACTTGCACAATGCGAAGCAGTCTGACAG TGACATCCTAATGGCTCTTCTTATGCTGAATGGTGTTTCAACAGTAGCACATCCCATCAG AGCTCTCTTGTTCACTTCCAGAGCAGAAGAGATTGCAGTTCTCCGAGAGTTTTCTGAAACTCTGGTATGTAACCTTCTTCCCGAATCTCTCTGGGGACAAGACGTCAGCCGCTGTGCCTTAAATGAGATCGTTGCCTTAAAGG GTTTGGGCCTGTTGGTGACATGGCTGTCGGACCCCGACAACCTGAACCAGCTGGTGGTGAGCCAGCTTGACAGCGTGACCCCCAAAGGCTCTGTGGATGAGCTGTGTGGATCAGACCCAGATCAAGCCTCGCTGGCTTCACACGAGGGCGAAGGCGAGGCCGAGGGCAGTGAAGT GGGCTTGGAGAGAGCAGGGATTTCAAACGGCACTAGGATCGAGGCCAAAAGTAAAG GTAACAAGTTAAAAGAAGGATGGTCAAAATTTGTTGACAAGATGAAGCCCAAGAAGACCAAGAAAAATAAGATAATGAAGAAGGAGCCAACAGGGATGAGGACCATGGCGATCCAGGAAAACCAGGACACCAGGGAGGACTCCATTCTCAGCCAGCAGGACTCTGACAGG GAGGACAGTGATCTGGATAACTACCTGACAAGCGTCCAAGAGGACATGATGGAATTCAAGCTGTCATACGAGATGTGGCGTGCCGGCCGCTGGGCTGTCAGCATCCCTCAT ACCGACTGGGAGGATAAAGAGATAATCTTCACTGTTCACCTGGAGGAGAAGGACAGCCCTGAGAACCTACATTGGGACATCAGGAAGACCTACATGGATGTTGTGTACTTTTGCAACAGATGGCAG GACTCGATCCGGCTGCCCACGATCCTGGTGCCGGAGGAGTCAGAGATCACAGATGAGGTCAAAGAAGAAGCGAAGGGATCATTGGAGAACTTCCTGCAG GAATTAGTTTCTGACGATCTAATCGGCCGCAGTCAGCCAGTTTTTCAGTTCCTCTGCCCACTTGACAAACTACTGAATGAGGAGGAACATTATGGAGGCGTCTGGGGCCTTCTGAGTGGCTTGGCTTACTTCCTGACTCCAGGtcaagaggaagaagag AACTCTAGTCCTCAGACAGAGGCCCCGAAAGAAATCACAATGACATCTTCACATCCTGAATCTACAACTCTGCCTTTAGAAAACCCTGGTGCCTCTACTGAGAAGGGCAACAATGTTACTGGTACTACAATCCCAACTATTGTTATCTTGGAAGATCATTCTGATTCAGTGCCGCCAGAggaagcagaaacacaaaaggAGCTGGAGCCTGCAAATAAAAACTGCTCCCCCAACAAAACAGAGGACTCTAGTAATGCCTTAACCTCTccctttaaaatgttcaaaggACTGATACAATCCAGGTCACTAGAGTCCTTGCTCTCAACAAGAACCACCAGTGATAAAGACTCACCTGTGTCAGACTCCACAGCGCACTGCAGACAAAATGGAGAGTTTCAGGGGGATAGCACGGAAGGTCCATCGTGGTGTCACTTCAGTgcaaagtcaaataaaaaggacaaaatatGTTTCAAGATGTCAGGTGGAGCAAACAAGACTAAAGGGAAGGACCAGGACACTTTGCCGAGAGGGGAGGACTCCCAGTGTCAGAAGAGCCAAGAGCCACAAAAGCCAGGCCAGCTGGAGGCAACAAAAGCCATATTTGATCTGCTGAAAGAAATTTCTG GGAACTCCATCCTCATAAACATATTTGATGCCATTTTGAAACCCTTTATGCCCATCTTGAAAAA AAAAGTGAACTCTTTCCTAAACAAGATGAACCCATCAGAAGTGCAGATGGCTACATACATCGATGCTGTGCGTGAAAAACAGTGGCCAGAGATTCAACCAGCTGCACCGCCTCCACCTCGTCCTCCTCGCACAGACGAGGAGAAGAACGAGACCAGGGCCAGAGCGTACAACCTGATGAATGCCAAAT GTTCAAACTATCTTATCCTAAAGAAGACAGACATGGAGTCTGTTTTTAATCTGTTCCAGgactgtgaaaaaaacaaaatgctcgTACAT ATGCTCCTGTCATTCCTAATGAGGAAATTGTTTCCCAGTGAGCATTCTCTAAATGTGAGCGCTGCTGCCTTACAGAAAGTGACCAACCTGACTAACTGA
- the si:rp71-46j2.7 gene encoding uncharacterized protein si:rp71-46j2.7 isoform X2, whose translation MYLWRFSIAITFGLVWYFSDCWRTVTQYLLCFLFCFSTPLLFGNSMREISTQTEEETKENPLQETVEEESFGDLNDRETREQAEPVDSQYPQVKRSLKQVFERAYAQLVLPWYGVLEPCENQLLHQVLSREFDFVIDRIIERAKDFDVCQAVVGSIRILTQHLHNAKQSDRALLFTSRAEEIAVLREFSETLVCNLLPESLWGQDVSRCALNEIVALKGLGLLVTWLSDPDNLNQLVVSQLDSVTPKGSVDELCGSDPDQASLASHEGEGEAEGSEVGLERAGISNGTRIEAKSKGNKLKEGWSKFVDKMKPKKTKKNKIMKKEPTGMRTMAIQENQDTREDSILSQQDSDREDSDLDNYLTSVQEDMMEFKLSYEMWRAGRWAVSIPHTDWEDKEIIFTVHLEEKDSPENLHWDIRKTYMDVVYFCNRWQDSIRLPTILVPEESEITDEVKEEAKGSLENFLQELVSDDLIGRSQPVFQFLCPLDKLLNEEEHYGGVWGLLSGLAYFLTPGQEEEENSSPQTEAPKEITMTSSHPESTTLPLENPGASTEKGNNVTGTTIPTIVILEDHSDSVPPEEAETQKELEPANKNCSPNKTEDSSNALTSPFKMFKGLIQSRSLESLLSTRTTSDKDSPVSDSTAHCRQNGEFQGDSTEGPSWCHFSAKSNKKDKICFKMSGGANKTKGKDQDTLPRGEDSQCQKSQEPQKPGQLEATKAIFDLLKEISGNSILINIFDAILKPFMPILKKKVNSFLNKMNPSEVQMATYIDAVREKQWPEIQPAAPPPPRPPRTDEEKNETRARAYNLMNAKCSNYLILKKTDMESVFNLFQDCEKNKMLVHMLLSFLMRKLFPSEHSLNVSAAALQKVTNLTN comes from the exons ATGTATCTGTGGCGCTTCTCCATCGCCATTACTTTTGGCTTGGTGTGGTATTTTTCAGACTGCTGGCGCACAGTGACACAGTACTTGTtatgttttctcttttgtttttctaccCCGCTGTTATTTGGAAACAGCATGCGAGAGATCAGCACTCAAACTGAAGAAGAAACGAAGGAAAATCCACTCCAG gaaACTGTTGAGGAAGAGTCGTTTGGTGACTTGAATGACAGAGAAACCAGGGAGCAGGCTGAACCAGTGGATTCTCAGTATCCACAGGTGAAGAGGTCCCTTAAGCAAG TGTTTGAGCGTGCCTACGCTCAGCTGGTGCTGCCTTGGTACGGTGTCCTTGAGCCATGTGAGAACCAGCTTCTGCACCAGGTGCTCAGCAGGGAGTTTGACTTTGTAATTGACCGGATCATTGAGAGAGCAAAAGACTTTGATGTTTGCCAGGCTGTCGTAGGCTCCATTCGGATTTTGACCCAGCACTTGCACAATGCGAAGCAGTCTGACAG AGCTCTCTTGTTCACTTCCAGAGCAGAAGAGATTGCAGTTCTCCGAGAGTTTTCTGAAACTCTGGTATGTAACCTTCTTCCCGAATCTCTCTGGGGACAAGACGTCAGCCGCTGTGCCTTAAATGAGATCGTTGCCTTAAAGG GTTTGGGCCTGTTGGTGACATGGCTGTCGGACCCCGACAACCTGAACCAGCTGGTGGTGAGCCAGCTTGACAGCGTGACCCCCAAAGGCTCTGTGGATGAGCTGTGTGGATCAGACCCAGATCAAGCCTCGCTGGCTTCACACGAGGGCGAAGGCGAGGCCGAGGGCAGTGAAGT GGGCTTGGAGAGAGCAGGGATTTCAAACGGCACTAGGATCGAGGCCAAAAGTAAAG GTAACAAGTTAAAAGAAGGATGGTCAAAATTTGTTGACAAGATGAAGCCCAAGAAGACCAAGAAAAATAAGATAATGAAGAAGGAGCCAACAGGGATGAGGACCATGGCGATCCAGGAAAACCAGGACACCAGGGAGGACTCCATTCTCAGCCAGCAGGACTCTGACAGG GAGGACAGTGATCTGGATAACTACCTGACAAGCGTCCAAGAGGACATGATGGAATTCAAGCTGTCATACGAGATGTGGCGTGCCGGCCGCTGGGCTGTCAGCATCCCTCAT ACCGACTGGGAGGATAAAGAGATAATCTTCACTGTTCACCTGGAGGAGAAGGACAGCCCTGAGAACCTACATTGGGACATCAGGAAGACCTACATGGATGTTGTGTACTTTTGCAACAGATGGCAG GACTCGATCCGGCTGCCCACGATCCTGGTGCCGGAGGAGTCAGAGATCACAGATGAGGTCAAAGAAGAAGCGAAGGGATCATTGGAGAACTTCCTGCAG GAATTAGTTTCTGACGATCTAATCGGCCGCAGTCAGCCAGTTTTTCAGTTCCTCTGCCCACTTGACAAACTACTGAATGAGGAGGAACATTATGGAGGCGTCTGGGGCCTTCTGAGTGGCTTGGCTTACTTCCTGACTCCAGGtcaagaggaagaagag AACTCTAGTCCTCAGACAGAGGCCCCGAAAGAAATCACAATGACATCTTCACATCCTGAATCTACAACTCTGCCTTTAGAAAACCCTGGTGCCTCTACTGAGAAGGGCAACAATGTTACTGGTACTACAATCCCAACTATTGTTATCTTGGAAGATCATTCTGATTCAGTGCCGCCAGAggaagcagaaacacaaaaggAGCTGGAGCCTGCAAATAAAAACTGCTCCCCCAACAAAACAGAGGACTCTAGTAATGCCTTAACCTCTccctttaaaatgttcaaaggACTGATACAATCCAGGTCACTAGAGTCCTTGCTCTCAACAAGAACCACCAGTGATAAAGACTCACCTGTGTCAGACTCCACAGCGCACTGCAGACAAAATGGAGAGTTTCAGGGGGATAGCACGGAAGGTCCATCGTGGTGTCACTTCAGTgcaaagtcaaataaaaaggacaaaatatGTTTCAAGATGTCAGGTGGAGCAAACAAGACTAAAGGGAAGGACCAGGACACTTTGCCGAGAGGGGAGGACTCCCAGTGTCAGAAGAGCCAAGAGCCACAAAAGCCAGGCCAGCTGGAGGCAACAAAAGCCATATTTGATCTGCTGAAAGAAATTTCTG GGAACTCCATCCTCATAAACATATTTGATGCCATTTTGAAACCCTTTATGCCCATCTTGAAAAA AAAAGTGAACTCTTTCCTAAACAAGATGAACCCATCAGAAGTGCAGATGGCTACATACATCGATGCTGTGCGTGAAAAACAGTGGCCAGAGATTCAACCAGCTGCACCGCCTCCACCTCGTCCTCCTCGCACAGACGAGGAGAAGAACGAGACCAGGGCCAGAGCGTACAACCTGATGAATGCCAAAT GTTCAAACTATCTTATCCTAAAGAAGACAGACATGGAGTCTGTTTTTAATCTGTTCCAGgactgtgaaaaaaacaaaatgctcgTACAT ATGCTCCTGTCATTCCTAATGAGGAAATTGTTTCCCAGTGAGCATTCTCTAAATGTGAGCGCTGCTGCCTTACAGAAAGTGACCAACCTGACTAACTGA
- the si:rp71-46j2.7 gene encoding uncharacterized protein si:rp71-46j2.7 isoform X3 yields MREISTQTEEETKENPLQETVEEESFGDLNDRETREQAEPVDSQYPQVKRSLKQVFERAYAQLVLPWYGVLEPCENQLLHQVLSREFDFVIDRIIERAKDFDVCQAVVGSIRILTQHLHNAKQSDSDILMALLMLNGVSTVAHPIRALLFTSRAEEIAVLREFSETLVCNLLPESLWGQDVSRCALNEIVALKGLGLLVTWLSDPDNLNQLVVSQLDSVTPKGSVDELCGSDPDQASLASHEGEGEAEGSEVGLERAGISNGTRIEAKSKGNKLKEGWSKFVDKMKPKKTKKNKIMKKEPTGMRTMAIQENQDTREDSILSQQDSDREDSDLDNYLTSVQEDMMEFKLSYEMWRAGRWAVSIPHTDWEDKEIIFTVHLEEKDSPENLHWDIRKTYMDVVYFCNRWQDSIRLPTILVPEESEITDEVKEEAKGSLENFLQELVSDDLIGRSQPVFQFLCPLDKLLNEEEHYGGVWGLLSGLAYFLTPGQEEEENSSPQTEAPKEITMTSSHPESTTLPLENPGASTEKGNNVTGTTIPTIVILEDHSDSVPPEEAETQKELEPANKNCSPNKTEDSSNALTSPFKMFKGLIQSRSLESLLSTRTTSDKDSPVSDSTAHCRQNGEFQGDSTEGPSWCHFSAKSNKKDKICFKMSGGANKTKGKDQDTLPRGEDSQCQKSQEPQKPGQLEATKAIFDLLKEISGNSILINIFDAILKPFMPILKKKVNSFLNKMNPSEVQMATYIDAVREKQWPEIQPAAPPPPRPPRTDEEKNETRARAYNLMNAKCSNYLILKKTDMESVFNLFQDCEKNKMLVHMLLSFLMRKLFPSEHSLNVSAAALQKVTNLTN; encoded by the exons ATGCGAGAGATCAGCACTCAAACTGAAGAAGAAACGAAGGAAAATCCACTCCAG gaaACTGTTGAGGAAGAGTCGTTTGGTGACTTGAATGACAGAGAAACCAGGGAGCAGGCTGAACCAGTGGATTCTCAGTATCCACAGGTGAAGAGGTCCCTTAAGCAAG TGTTTGAGCGTGCCTACGCTCAGCTGGTGCTGCCTTGGTACGGTGTCCTTGAGCCATGTGAGAACCAGCTTCTGCACCAGGTGCTCAGCAGGGAGTTTGACTTTGTAATTGACCGGATCATTGAGAGAGCAAAAGACTTTGATGTTTGCCAGGCTGTCGTAGGCTCCATTCGGATTTTGACCCAGCACTTGCACAATGCGAAGCAGTCTGACAG TGACATCCTAATGGCTCTTCTTATGCTGAATGGTGTTTCAACAGTAGCACATCCCATCAG AGCTCTCTTGTTCACTTCCAGAGCAGAAGAGATTGCAGTTCTCCGAGAGTTTTCTGAAACTCTGGTATGTAACCTTCTTCCCGAATCTCTCTGGGGACAAGACGTCAGCCGCTGTGCCTTAAATGAGATCGTTGCCTTAAAGG GTTTGGGCCTGTTGGTGACATGGCTGTCGGACCCCGACAACCTGAACCAGCTGGTGGTGAGCCAGCTTGACAGCGTGACCCCCAAAGGCTCTGTGGATGAGCTGTGTGGATCAGACCCAGATCAAGCCTCGCTGGCTTCACACGAGGGCGAAGGCGAGGCCGAGGGCAGTGAAGT GGGCTTGGAGAGAGCAGGGATTTCAAACGGCACTAGGATCGAGGCCAAAAGTAAAG GTAACAAGTTAAAAGAAGGATGGTCAAAATTTGTTGACAAGATGAAGCCCAAGAAGACCAAGAAAAATAAGATAATGAAGAAGGAGCCAACAGGGATGAGGACCATGGCGATCCAGGAAAACCAGGACACCAGGGAGGACTCCATTCTCAGCCAGCAGGACTCTGACAGG GAGGACAGTGATCTGGATAACTACCTGACAAGCGTCCAAGAGGACATGATGGAATTCAAGCTGTCATACGAGATGTGGCGTGCCGGCCGCTGGGCTGTCAGCATCCCTCAT ACCGACTGGGAGGATAAAGAGATAATCTTCACTGTTCACCTGGAGGAGAAGGACAGCCCTGAGAACCTACATTGGGACATCAGGAAGACCTACATGGATGTTGTGTACTTTTGCAACAGATGGCAG GACTCGATCCGGCTGCCCACGATCCTGGTGCCGGAGGAGTCAGAGATCACAGATGAGGTCAAAGAAGAAGCGAAGGGATCATTGGAGAACTTCCTGCAG GAATTAGTTTCTGACGATCTAATCGGCCGCAGTCAGCCAGTTTTTCAGTTCCTCTGCCCACTTGACAAACTACTGAATGAGGAGGAACATTATGGAGGCGTCTGGGGCCTTCTGAGTGGCTTGGCTTACTTCCTGACTCCAGGtcaagaggaagaagag AACTCTAGTCCTCAGACAGAGGCCCCGAAAGAAATCACAATGACATCTTCACATCCTGAATCTACAACTCTGCCTTTAGAAAACCCTGGTGCCTCTACTGAGAAGGGCAACAATGTTACTGGTACTACAATCCCAACTATTGTTATCTTGGAAGATCATTCTGATTCAGTGCCGCCAGAggaagcagaaacacaaaaggAGCTGGAGCCTGCAAATAAAAACTGCTCCCCCAACAAAACAGAGGACTCTAGTAATGCCTTAACCTCTccctttaaaatgttcaaaggACTGATACAATCCAGGTCACTAGAGTCCTTGCTCTCAACAAGAACCACCAGTGATAAAGACTCACCTGTGTCAGACTCCACAGCGCACTGCAGACAAAATGGAGAGTTTCAGGGGGATAGCACGGAAGGTCCATCGTGGTGTCACTTCAGTgcaaagtcaaataaaaaggacaaaatatGTTTCAAGATGTCAGGTGGAGCAAACAAGACTAAAGGGAAGGACCAGGACACTTTGCCGAGAGGGGAGGACTCCCAGTGTCAGAAGAGCCAAGAGCCACAAAAGCCAGGCCAGCTGGAGGCAACAAAAGCCATATTTGATCTGCTGAAAGAAATTTCTG GGAACTCCATCCTCATAAACATATTTGATGCCATTTTGAAACCCTTTATGCCCATCTTGAAAAA AAAAGTGAACTCTTTCCTAAACAAGATGAACCCATCAGAAGTGCAGATGGCTACATACATCGATGCTGTGCGTGAAAAACAGTGGCCAGAGATTCAACCAGCTGCACCGCCTCCACCTCGTCCTCCTCGCACAGACGAGGAGAAGAACGAGACCAGGGCCAGAGCGTACAACCTGATGAATGCCAAAT GTTCAAACTATCTTATCCTAAAGAAGACAGACATGGAGTCTGTTTTTAATCTGTTCCAGgactgtgaaaaaaacaaaatgctcgTACAT ATGCTCCTGTCATTCCTAATGAGGAAATTGTTTCCCAGTGAGCATTCTCTAAATGTGAGCGCTGCTGCCTTACAGAAAGTGACCAACCTGACTAACTGA
- the si:rp71-46j2.7 gene encoding uncharacterized protein si:rp71-46j2.7 isoform X4 has translation MYLWRFSIAITFGLVWYFSDCWRTVTQYLLCFLFCFSTPLLFGNSMREISTQTEEETKENPLQETVEEESFGDLNDRETREQAEPVDSQYPQVKRSLKQVFERAYAQLVLPWYGVLEPCENQLLHQVLSREFDFVIDRIIERAKDFDVCQAVVGSIRILTQHLHNAKQSDSDILMALLMLNGVSTVAHPIRALLFTSRAEEIAVLREFSETLVCNLLPESLWGQDVSRCALNEIVALKGLGLLVTWLSDPDNLNQLVVSQLDSVTPKGSVDELCGSDPDQASLASHEGEGEAEGSEVGLERAGISNGTRIEAKSKGNKLKEGWSKFVDKMKPKKTKKNKIMKKEPTGMRTMAIQENQDTREDSILSQQDSDREDSDLDNYLTSVQEDMMEFKLSYEMWRAGRWAVSIPHTDWEDKEIIFTVHLEEKDSPENLHWDIRKTYMDVVYFCNRWQDSIRLPTILVPEESEITDEVKEEAKGSLENFLQELVSDDLIGRSQPVFQFLCPLDKLLNEEEHYGGVWGLLSGLAYFLTPGQEEEENSSPQTEAPKEITMTSSHPESTTLPLENPGASTEKGNNVTGTTIPTIVILEDHSDSVPPEEAETQKELEPANKNCSPNKTEDSSNALTSPFKMFKGLIQSRSLESLLSTRTTSDKDSPVSDSTAHCRQNGEFQGDSTEGPSWCHFSAKSNKKDKICFKMSGGANKTKGKDQDTLPRGEDSQCQKSQEPQKPGQLEATKAIFDLLKEISEK, from the exons ATGTATCTGTGGCGCTTCTCCATCGCCATTACTTTTGGCTTGGTGTGGTATTTTTCAGACTGCTGGCGCACAGTGACACAGTACTTGTtatgttttctcttttgtttttctaccCCGCTGTTATTTGGAAACAGCATGCGAGAGATCAGCACTCAAACTGAAGAAGAAACGAAGGAAAATCCACTCCAG gaaACTGTTGAGGAAGAGTCGTTTGGTGACTTGAATGACAGAGAAACCAGGGAGCAGGCTGAACCAGTGGATTCTCAGTATCCACAGGTGAAGAGGTCCCTTAAGCAAG TGTTTGAGCGTGCCTACGCTCAGCTGGTGCTGCCTTGGTACGGTGTCCTTGAGCCATGTGAGAACCAGCTTCTGCACCAGGTGCTCAGCAGGGAGTTTGACTTTGTAATTGACCGGATCATTGAGAGAGCAAAAGACTTTGATGTTTGCCAGGCTGTCGTAGGCTCCATTCGGATTTTGACCCAGCACTTGCACAATGCGAAGCAGTCTGACAG TGACATCCTAATGGCTCTTCTTATGCTGAATGGTGTTTCAACAGTAGCACATCCCATCAG AGCTCTCTTGTTCACTTCCAGAGCAGAAGAGATTGCAGTTCTCCGAGAGTTTTCTGAAACTCTGGTATGTAACCTTCTTCCCGAATCTCTCTGGGGACAAGACGTCAGCCGCTGTGCCTTAAATGAGATCGTTGCCTTAAAGG GTTTGGGCCTGTTGGTGACATGGCTGTCGGACCCCGACAACCTGAACCAGCTGGTGGTGAGCCAGCTTGACAGCGTGACCCCCAAAGGCTCTGTGGATGAGCTGTGTGGATCAGACCCAGATCAAGCCTCGCTGGCTTCACACGAGGGCGAAGGCGAGGCCGAGGGCAGTGAAGT GGGCTTGGAGAGAGCAGGGATTTCAAACGGCACTAGGATCGAGGCCAAAAGTAAAG GTAACAAGTTAAAAGAAGGATGGTCAAAATTTGTTGACAAGATGAAGCCCAAGAAGACCAAGAAAAATAAGATAATGAAGAAGGAGCCAACAGGGATGAGGACCATGGCGATCCAGGAAAACCAGGACACCAGGGAGGACTCCATTCTCAGCCAGCAGGACTCTGACAGG GAGGACAGTGATCTGGATAACTACCTGACAAGCGTCCAAGAGGACATGATGGAATTCAAGCTGTCATACGAGATGTGGCGTGCCGGCCGCTGGGCTGTCAGCATCCCTCAT ACCGACTGGGAGGATAAAGAGATAATCTTCACTGTTCACCTGGAGGAGAAGGACAGCCCTGAGAACCTACATTGGGACATCAGGAAGACCTACATGGATGTTGTGTACTTTTGCAACAGATGGCAG GACTCGATCCGGCTGCCCACGATCCTGGTGCCGGAGGAGTCAGAGATCACAGATGAGGTCAAAGAAGAAGCGAAGGGATCATTGGAGAACTTCCTGCAG GAATTAGTTTCTGACGATCTAATCGGCCGCAGTCAGCCAGTTTTTCAGTTCCTCTGCCCACTTGACAAACTACTGAATGAGGAGGAACATTATGGAGGCGTCTGGGGCCTTCTGAGTGGCTTGGCTTACTTCCTGACTCCAGGtcaagaggaagaagag AACTCTAGTCCTCAGACAGAGGCCCCGAAAGAAATCACAATGACATCTTCACATCCTGAATCTACAACTCTGCCTTTAGAAAACCCTGGTGCCTCTACTGAGAAGGGCAACAATGTTACTGGTACTACAATCCCAACTATTGTTATCTTGGAAGATCATTCTGATTCAGTGCCGCCAGAggaagcagaaacacaaaaggAGCTGGAGCCTGCAAATAAAAACTGCTCCCCCAACAAAACAGAGGACTCTAGTAATGCCTTAACCTCTccctttaaaatgttcaaaggACTGATACAATCCAGGTCACTAGAGTCCTTGCTCTCAACAAGAACCACCAGTGATAAAGACTCACCTGTGTCAGACTCCACAGCGCACTGCAGACAAAATGGAGAGTTTCAGGGGGATAGCACGGAAGGTCCATCGTGGTGTCACTTCAGTgcaaagtcaaataaaaaggacaaaatatGTTTCAAGATGTCAGGTGGAGCAAACAAGACTAAAGGGAAGGACCAGGACACTTTGCCGAGAGGGGAGGACTCCCAGTGTCAGAAGAGCCAAGAGCCACAAAAGCCAGGCCAGCTGGAGGCAACAAAAGCCATATTTGATCTGCTGAAAGAAATTTCTG AAAAGTGA